The following coding sequences lie in one Candidatus Saccharimonadales bacterium genomic window:
- a CDS encoding DUF5674 family protein, which yields METKVISQPIEFEKLQALARQGFGDMVKAVVDLEQKIMAIGAELHADEEAALLDQGSRQQNLW from the coding sequence ATGGAAACTAAAGTCATCTCTCAGCCGATCGAATTTGAAAAGCTTCAAGCATTGGCTCGCCAAGGGTTTGGCGATATGGTCAAAGCGGTTGTTGATCTGGAACAAAAAATTATGGCGATTGGGGCCGAATTGCACGCCGATGAGGAAGCAGCCCTTTTGGATCAAGGCTCACGCCAACAAAATCTCTGGG